One Gloeobacter morelensis MG652769 DNA window includes the following coding sequences:
- a CDS encoding TerB family tellurite resistance protein — MTASSFQIALLKVLIAVGWSDGVLTDAERRLIGRWMGEFYASEQQRNYLQYYLEQPTTRQQAEDFSKGLIEAVHSGREREEALTKLQQLAAADEHLDEAERLFLGRVRDLFESTGELGLFANRLRGFFSARPFAGGRSSDALLAALEAELVKLWRERDYPSDPYVAAFKAGEPPTPEQRSLLFVGALAGCTWGELKREMPDPLPCIRRCLRLGEPQTRFVTQTLVDPYVQSLDRSRLVRGVENYAERPLALGLVDMLFCLAAADGFISDAETETIRGVALGLKVTHRMFIGSKLRFSGEQSG, encoded by the coding sequence TGCGTCCAGCTTTCAGATTGCCCTGCTTAAGGTGTTGATTGCCGTCGGTTGGTCGGACGGTGTGTTGACCGATGCCGAGCGTCGGCTCATCGGCCGGTGGATGGGCGAATTTTATGCCAGCGAGCAGCAGCGCAATTACTTGCAGTACTACCTGGAGCAGCCCACCACCCGCCAGCAGGCGGAGGATTTTAGTAAGGGGCTCATCGAGGCGGTCCACAGCGGGCGTGAGCGCGAGGAAGCGCTTACCAAGCTTCAGCAACTCGCCGCTGCCGACGAGCACCTTGACGAGGCGGAGCGCTTGTTTCTGGGGCGCGTGCGGGATCTTTTCGAGAGTACCGGCGAGCTGGGTTTATTTGCCAACCGTCTGCGCGGCTTTTTTTCGGCGCGGCCCTTCGCCGGCGGCCGTTCGAGCGACGCGCTTCTGGCGGCGCTGGAGGCGGAACTGGTGAAACTTTGGCGCGAGCGCGACTACCCGAGCGACCCCTACGTGGCTGCCTTCAAAGCCGGTGAACCGCCCACCCCCGAGCAGCGCTCACTTTTGTTCGTCGGTGCTCTGGCTGGATGCACCTGGGGGGAACTCAAACGCGAGATGCCTGACCCGCTCCCGTGCATCCGCCGCTGCCTGCGTCTGGGCGAGCCGCAGACGCGCTTTGTCACCCAGACGCTGGTTGACCCTTACGTGCAAAGCCTCGATCGCTCGCGGCTGGTGCGTGGGGTCGAAAACTACGCCGAGCGCCCGCTGGCGCTGGGATTGGTGGACATGCTTTTTTGCCTGGCGGCGGCCGACGGGTTCATCAGCGACGCCGAGACAGAAACCATCCGGGGGGTGGCCCTCGGGCTCAAAGTCACCCACCGCATGTTCATCGGCAGCAAATTGCGCTTCAGCGGCGAACAA